The genome window TGTTTACAGTGTGCATTATGTAAAAGTTATTATCGCGGAACGcatattattttgtcataCTAAAAAAAGACTATTagagatatttatttagttatagTTCTTTTTTGCTCTCTTGGATTCATATAacacgaaatctgtataacaCGGAACGTATGTCTCGCGTTATAGGCAGTCCTACTGTATTGTACCGTACATTGTGTTGCAAGGAAAAACTAGactattaataaaacaaatcagAGAAAGAgattaaatttcacaaaagataataaaaataagatgtgaaaaggaacaaaatatcaataaagaTATTTGAGATATAGCTATGTAtccaaataaaagtaaattaatatgTTCAGTTCAGATGGATACAATTACGTGCGAAGATATAAAACTTATGACCAATAGTAAATCAcggattttataaaatatatataaacatatatcaaccatacataaaaaatataaacatatgtGTGTGTTTACGTTATTCACAAAATTGagcataaaattaagaaaaataaattattatcgaatatcAATGGTAGATTTACTTGCAGACAGATAAGAATAAATCCAGGAATTAACAcggaaagaattaaatttataaaagaattagacaaataaaaattaaacaaataggAATTAGATAAATAAGAATTAGAAAAAGTATATTTGAGGGAACGAACGCAAAGTTTGAAGAACCTTACGTAAAGAAGAGTATCATAATAGGATGGCCAGGAATTGCCAGAAAGAAATCTTGCATCTCAAAAgtcaaagagaaaaatgtttagAGTTCGCTAAAATCTATTAAATCatgataaaaaatgttgttaaattgttatattttctgatgaaacaaaaataaatttatttagcgCGAGCTCTATAACTTCGTTAATCTTCACCATCACACAGATGTACGTTAAATTTTGGAAGTAACGATGTATTTGATTGATGTTGTTATTAACATATCGATCTAATTATAACATGACTCATTTTAGATATTATTCGAGATAGTTTGTGTGATATGACAACAATAATAAAGGCAGAGCTAAAGCTGGATTAGCTGAGCCTTTTGTTTATTGAATAGGTCTTATAGGTATAGGATATCATATCATCGCTGTTGTTCTGTACAGGGTGTCCCACGCAGCCGGACATACTATAATCTTGCAACAGtagaagatagaaaagaatCCAAAGTGTCCATTCTGAAAGTAGcggtattttgaatatttaaaaatcaccTGTATATCTTTAAatggaattataaatttttgtatacatCGATCGATCTTTATATTCTCTATAAAAAGCTATTAAAGCACTTATATCGAgaattgattaatttcaattatgttttaatcttaattttgtaaaatttattatatggaAAATGACCACGCAACATTTCcatatttctgttttctttgcCTTTCATACAATCAATTTGATGAAATCTTTTAAACTATGTAGTTTACAAGTACAGATTGatctataaaaagaatttctaaatctacttaaaaaaatagatttaaaaatagacATGAAAAATGTGTGACTTAAGATCCCGATCGTGTGTTATTTAAAACCGTTTAATTTcccttaataaaatatttttctatcttttatagTAACGGGAGTTATATCTTGACTTTTTGACAATTTGTTACGTGGGAGAcgtcgtatatatatatatatatatatatactgaaCGTTTTGTACTTATACAGTTTCATGTATATTCGGTATAGCAAATATGTGCTATTAAACATTACAGAATCTTTAGTAACGTTTTTTAAAGCACTCCACATACAATtgtaatgtattaaaatattgcaaataatatacatattttaaataaaatatgaaaaataatagctTTCAGCATAGAATCAGTAAATAAAGCTCAAGTATAAATTGATaagcatataataatatatatatatatatatatatatatatatatgtatatgtatatgtatatgtatatgtatacatatatacgttcATACGTGCtgcatacatattatatatacgaatacgtaagtACTATCTATTTAAACATTATTGCACTATCGGCATATAGTTGATAATCATTTTATATGACACAATAATTTTACAGCACAAACTGAACGTTTTGTACTTATACAGTTTCATGTATATTCGGTATAGCAAATATGTGCTATTAAACATTACAGAATCTTTAGTAACGTTTTTTAAAGCACTCCACATACAATtgtaatgtattaaaatattgcaaataatatacatattttaaataaaatatgaaaaataatagctTTCAGCATAGAATCAGTAAATAAAGCTCAAGTATAAATTGATAAGCATCGTTGCATTACAATGCAACATTGTTATCGCTCTTTTTGTTCAAACGAATCTCTAGTACAACATGAGATTCTTTtgcaaacaataaatttatgcTTGGTGGGCTAATCATAGCTAATCATATATGTAAAGCAGATAATATTTAGCTCTGACGCAGTCATTGAATAACATAACGTCCAAGATGCACAATCCGAAGCTAAGAAATGTTGCCAAATGTTAATCTCAGTCATCATCAAGCATGAGTCAATGTGTTTTCGAGATGTAATACACACCTTGAATTGCAACTGTGGACACGTTAGTTTAACATTTCATGCTTCGAATGCGCAGACCATCCATCGAGAATTATCATTGTTTTTCAagtttctatgaattttttacATGCATTAAGAACTTCGTTTTAACATAgcgaaatatactataatcTAGATAAGTTGATTTGAGTTGAGTCGTTGAATGTGCTAATATAGTGTTCAAttctaaaagtaaaaatttattaagtgGAAGTTTAATAGtggaaagaaaatgtttttgtATTGCTATgctcgtatatttttaataatgtataatacatttaataatccaaagattattcaatttcttcaattctttcattataatgaaatttcaagatattaTAAACGTATGATATAAACGTGTTCCAACTGTATAATTCGAAACATTAAATTGGAGCATAGCATTGCATACATATATCgcataagtaaaaaaaaaattgctgcGTTTAGTAGAATAAAGCAAAAGAACTTTTGATCCATAAATGTGTACGAAACATACTTGttttaatcaataaatatttaataatacagaGTTTGGTAGTTACTGTTAGtgttaatttaaaatgtcTTATACGTTTAATAATGATCGTATCGCAACtttaatagaacaaaacgTGTAATGCTTCTTAATATTTTCAGGTACTAgttcattatttttaagagATTAATATAGACAAAActaatagatgcacaaatTTCCGTATAAATCTTGTGGAATTCAGTCATGTAATCATGTCTACTAAAAAAGACGAAGAGTTATttagtgaaaatgaaaatatgccaaagaaagaaacagaaaatgtacataattcCGATGAAAATTTTGATCCACCTGATGGTGGTTGGGGATGGGTTATAGTAGTAGCAGCTGGATTTTCTAATGTAAGTTATGGTTATTCTCAATTTTTAgtatctataatataataacaattttatgataaaacgTTGAATCaacgttaaaaattttatataatttatgatctAATGTAACAAAGATGCATAAAATCTAAAAGATTTTTTCCTACATAAAGCTTATTGTTTATActataatgatttattttaaatataaatcagaaatatgtaatgtttaatttaattacgaaatttgtcatttttattatattctacaaTTTAGACTTTATCTTATTAATAGTGTGAAATCatcgttaaattttcattctcgcataaagaaatattttagattggAAATCTACGCTTACTAAAGTATAATCAATTATGAATGGAATTTTTACAGCTTtgtatattaacaatattgcAATCTTTCGGATTAATATTTAGAGACAGATTTGCAGAACTGGGAATCAATTCGTCACAAACAacgactataataaatataaattttgcagTAAATTCTTGCACTGGTAAGTTGTTTTCCAATTATTCGTCTTCCGTACTGATTTTTCGTTTACATgcttcataatttttttaactacATTTCATCATTAATTACCTTTCCGCTAAACATGACGATATAAAACTCTATCAGCTTACGAAACAGTGCGTTACTGTGCGTAACAGTagtattgataaaaataagcaTGATTTTATCTTAACACCGAATGGGGATTTTGTGCTTTTCcattatcttataacatatCGCTAGGTGCAGTCACTACCTATCATTTCATGCTGCCAATGGTAGTTATGTAACATTACGAACGAATATCCCACAAATCTATCGAACTTAATTAAATGCAACGAATGTTCTTGCTGACAAACAATTGTAGTCATAGATCTTgagaagaatttaaaatggaaaagCCTAAGTAgttgcaataatttaaacatgTTTTTCAAGTAgcgaaaagaaactttaatcTATAAGATACGTTGAGCGTAATTTATTTACGTTAGCACGCTGtttacgttatatgatatttatattttattatattatttcttaacactGACACGCCTGATCAAACAaccggtttcaaaatttaatttaaaattgtacattcgtTGTCATTTCTTTTGTTCATCTAACTTAACggaaattcttatattaacaaaaattaggaaattgattaatcaggtaatacaagaatttacataaagttagatgaataaaagaaataacaacgaatgtacaattttaaattaagtttTGAAACTGGTCATTTGACAAAAGTCATTTGGTAAAGTTAGtgttaatatcattattactattatttgttattcttGTACCATATCCCCATGATTATAAATAGCGATAAATTAAcgaatttatctaaaaaattttaataaagatgTTTTACATTATAGGTTTAGCTAATGGTCCcctgtttaaaaaatacagttaTAGGCAAATAGCTATCGCAGGCTCTCTAATTTGCGCTGTATCGATGACAGCATTGTCAATGACAAGAAGTTTTATCGGagctataattttcttttctattttatacggTAGGTTAAAGGTGATAATACAAGATAGATAAATTTGGGTAATGTTAACAGCGAAATATAAAGAACGacatgataaaatattcatcgcGCAAATTTCGATGATACTCTATTTataagtttattaaaaaaaaaaagtattaaaatacagATGTTTAAGGTTTGAGTTGCTGATTTCAGCTGCTGGACTCGGTATAACGATGTCATCAAATACTTTAGTTTTAAATGCTTActtcaaaaagaaaagaagaactGCTATTAGCCTTAGCTGGACCTGTACTGGCATAGGACCAATAGTAATGCCGCAAGTAAGtaagtataatttatacgaaagaaagtaataaCTTTTGaatgtacaataaataaagaaaagtcAGGTAGattatacttaaatatttccttgcaattttcaattgtgtaacaactttttaattttataaaaaattagtgCCACATAAAATAATTCCTAAATTATTGATTCTAGACAATTAGATTAATATAGTGGAATAGACCACTCTTTTCTGAAGTATGACGAAATTGAATATTTCCttacaatataaaagaatagtCGACAAAACAATGTAGAGCAACGTTTACGTTGTTCAAGGACTGACTTTACATACACGATTGTTACTTGTTAGTCATAAGCCATAAATGTACGGAGCTTTGTGTTCTTGATTAACAAGATACCGAGATTAAACGTTGCGACGTTTTCTTATGGTTGCATTAAAGTTTAAGAAAGCATTTTAAGAACTTGAGATATCACACCTGCAAGTATGAtctataaatctataaaagtaatttatgaggaaaaatatagttttaaaaaatgtcgATATACGAGTACAatgatataacaaatatttaaatagagcTATGTTgtattaacgaaataaaaaagtttatcatgaaattatttttaaaaagaaaacatggGCAGCTGTACATACTGTTTTAATTCTAGCAGATTTTTTCCACAGAAAAGATGAGTTTATATTAAATGTTGCTTATTTCTTTTAGCTCCGAAAGCtaagttataataataatacaataatgtaataatctATTTGTACAGTAGACCCATAGTCAGTTACAAAGAGGTTGCTGCACTCTTATTCCTAGTTATATTCCTACATTGAACTCTTagttactatattatattcctatttatatgtgttatactatattacttaGCTCTTTCTTAATACAAGAGCTAAGTTATAATTGATACAgtatagtaataattatattaatttctagaTAATTACATTGCTGACGCCAATATATGGTATGGAAGGTACTATACTTATTTTAGGCGGTTTTGCATTTAACGCTGTAGTTTGTGCTCTTCTGTTGCAACCTGTTTCTTGGCATGTTAAAAAGAGAcaagatatagaaaaatctctGAATAGCAAAAACGTGAATGCCGAAGAATTGCCAATGACCGATGAGGTATAGCGTAAAAATAACTATCATAAGAATcatttaataacatatataaataatataagaaacaaTTACAATGTTAAGAGATGGTTCTTATCAACGTTTAAAACTTGTATTAAAAAGTAGTTATATCTTTTGTAGACAACAATGAATGTTACTTCTCAAAGTAGATCGTTGGAAAATGTTGCCAAGGATACACAAAGTAATTATAGTATTTCGAATCTTGTGAAAGGAAAGTTTGGAAGccaatatttgtattatgaCGATGAAGAATACGGTGCTTCTGGTATAGACGTCATAGGTCCTGGAACACCAATGATGTCCCGAGCCAATGATGGATGGTAGGTGTGAAAATGTATGGAATAACAGTAAAAACTGAGATTCATAGTGATTCGTTTTGTCACTGGAAGTGTACAATGTAGaaagtgataagaaataatagaaaaataacagTAGAAAAAATGACAAACTAGTTCAACGATAATgattctttataaataatcgTTTCTTTTGAAGCGTAATGTTACAGTTCGAacttcataaatttatatttcaattattaagcAAAACGCATTATCCGCAGGTAGTAAACTAGCTAATCTACTCCACTaagtaatatttcttaaataacaTGATTTGCATGCACGTCGTCTTTACGTGCAATAAATTTAAGATCTAAAAGCTTTCTTTATGTGtagcaatttaaaatataggaaatgaaatatacacAGGTTCTCTAGAAAAAATACTTCAACTACGTCGATGACGTCTAAATCATCGAGAAAGGAAAGCCTTTCATTGAGTCCAAGCCCAACACCATCGATAAATTTAAGTAGACAATCCAGCCTTAATAAAAAACCGTCGTTTAAAAATCTTAATaggtaaatatatacaatatggATATTTCGCTGTCAAATCTGACATtgatgttaaatattttgatcttCCAATACTTTAATCTTCGATGGTAAATAAATCAGCTTTTTGCTATTGctaattctaaattatttattttacgttaGAATTATTACGTTAGAACTATTTACAGACCAAACAGTGAGACAGAAAAAAGTCGAAGAAGACGTTTAAGTTATCAATCATCCATCGCTCCATTAATTATCGTTAGCGAATCTTGTGAACATGGTGCGTATCTTGAAGATTGCAAAGATCCAAATTGTCAGCATAAATTGCAgcaaaatacaataatactcgaagaatttgaaaatgatcAATTCTTGAAAAAAGTAAG of Bombus pascuorum chromosome 6, iyBomPasc1.1, whole genome shotgun sequence contains these proteins:
- the LOC132908432 gene encoding uncharacterized protein LOC132908432 isoform X1 is translated as MSTKKDEELFSENENMPKKETENVHNSDENFDPPDGGWGWVIVVAAGFSNLCILTILQSFGLIFRDRFAELGINSSQTTTIININFAVNSCTGLANGPLFKKYSYRQIAIAGSLICAVSMTALSMTRSFIGAIIFFSILYAAGLGITMSSNTLVLNAYFKKKRRTAISLSWTCTGIGPIVMPQIITLLTPIYGMEGTILILGGFAFNAVVCALLLQPVSWHVKKRQDIEKSLNSKNVNAEELPMTDETTMNVTSQSRSLENVAKDTQSNYSISNLVKGKFGSQYLYYDDEEYGASGIDVIGPGTPMMSRANDGWFSRKNTSTTSMTSKSSRKESLSLSPSPTPSINLSRQSSLNKKPSFKNLNRPNSETEKSRRRRLSYQSSIAPLIIVSESCEHGAYLEDCKDPNCQHKLQQNTIILEEFENDQFLKKECVEETTKKTFLEALIIFFDLDLLRDFIYVNIMLGITFAHFAELNFSLLTPFILGERGFSKIEIATAMSILASFDVVTRLTIPFIADFIGWQNRTFFLVGVCGMAAGRIVLAHVQNFGVTLAVVVLIGVGKALRTIFMALAIPNHVPLSRLPAATGIQLLTSGIVSLTLGPIVGWIRDVTSNYAIMLHVLNIFTYLTAISWWLEIYFTERKSTRAEEERHQIN
- the LOC132908432 gene encoding uncharacterized protein LOC132908432 isoform X2, producing MTALSMTRSFIGAIIFFSILYAAGLGITMSSNTLVLNAYFKKKRRTAISLSWTCTGIGPIVMPQIITLLTPIYGMEGTILILGGFAFNAVVCALLLQPVSWHVKKRQDIEKSLNSKNVNAEELPMTDETTMNVTSQSRSLENVAKDTQSNYSISNLVKGKFGSQYLYYDDEEYGASGIDVIGPGTPMMSRANDGWFSRKNTSTTSMTSKSSRKESLSLSPSPTPSINLSRQSSLNKKPSFKNLNRPNSETEKSRRRRLSYQSSIAPLIIVSESCEHGAYLEDCKDPNCQHKLQQNTIILEEFENDQFLKKECVEETTKKTFLEALIIFFDLDLLRDFIYVNIMLGITFAHFAELNFSLLTPFILGERGFSKIEIATAMSILASFDVVTRLTIPFIADFIGWQNRTFFLVGVCGMAAGRIVLAHVQNFGVTLAVVVLIGVGKALRTIFMALAIPNHVPLSRLPAATGIQLLTSGIVSLTLGPIVGWIRDVTSNYAIMLHVLNIFTYLTAISWWLEIYFTERKSTRAEEERHQIN